A genome region from Hevea brasiliensis isolate MT/VB/25A 57/8 chromosome 9, ASM3005281v1, whole genome shotgun sequence includes the following:
- the LOC110673853 gene encoding kunitz type trypsin inhibitor 104, with protein sequence MLKLIGSLSFVWLLMAMSTVAQTPAVLDTNGQPLRSGVEYYVLPAATDTAGGLTLVNRTDSCPLYVGQEPLSTVVSQGLRVTFTPFAAQNDGIIRESREFSVAFSAVSICGQSTAWRVGEEDAETSRRFIVTGGEQSYFRIDNNGGLYELVWCPGESCTAPNCGRPRCGSAGILIENGKRLLALDGSAFPFRFRRA encoded by the coding sequence atgttgaaattgattggaagCTTAAGCTTCGTATGGCTTCTGATGGCCATGTCCACTGTGGCTCAAACCCCAGCAGTGCTAGACACCAACGGCCAGCCTCTTAGAAGCGGCGTAGAATACTACGTGCTTCCAGCTGCAACTGATACCGCTGGCGGTTTAACTCTGGTGAATCGCACTGACTCCTGCCCATTATACGTTGGTCAGGAACCTCTCTCAACCGTTGTCTCACAAGGCCTTCGAGTCACCTTCACGCCATTTGCTGCCCAAAACGACGGTATCATCAGGGAGAGCAGGGAGTTTAGCGTTGCATTTTCAGCTGTCTCCATCTGTGGCCAATCCACAGCATGGAGGGTTGGTGAGGAGGATGCAGAGACTTCAAGGAGATTTATAGTGACAGGAGGAGAGCAGAGTTACTTCAGGATTGACAACAATGGAGGTCTCTATGAGTTGGTATGGTGCCCTGGTGAGTCCTGCACTGCCCCTAATTGCGGCAGGCCAAGATGTGGTTCTGCTGGTATTTTGATTGAGAACGGGAAGAGATTGTTGGCCTTGGATGGCTCTGCTTTTCCTTTCCGATTTAGGAGGGCTtag
- the LOC110673858 gene encoding NDR1/HIN1-like protein 6 — protein sequence MADQQKIHPVTQDVEAAQPPTVPLMPRNSSKSDKGDPAEHFPPLKRTIPVMHSKPPKRRSCCCRCLCWTLSLVLLLIVIIGIVAGILYLVFRPKLPDYSVDKLQITQFNLSGDSSLSAAFDVTITATNPNKKIGIYYEGGSHISVWYTGTKLCEGSLPKFYQGHKNTTVLIVPLTGQTQDANGLLTSLQQQQQENGIIPLNLRVKQPVRIKLGKLKLMKVKFSVKCRLDVDSLSANNAISIRNSSCKFRLRL from the coding sequence ATGGCAGATCAGCAGAAAATCCATCCAGTCACCCAAGATGTGGAGGCAGCACAGCCACCCACAGTTCCATTAATGCCTAGGAACTCTTCTAAGTCCGACAAAGGCGACCCTGCCGAgcattttcctccattaaagcgtACTATTCCAGTGATGCACTCTAAACCGCCCAAAAGAAGAAGCTGTTGCTGCAGGTGCTTGTGTTGGACCCTCAGTCTTGTCTTGCTCCTCATAGTCATTATCGGAATCGTTGCCGGAATCCTCTATCTTGTTTTCCGTCCAAAACTGCCAGATTATTCAGTGGATAAACTGCAAATAACCCAGTTCAATCTCAGTGGCGATTCAAGCTTATCAGCTGCGTTTGACGTGACCATTACTGCGACAAATCCAAACAAGAAAATCGGCATCTACTACGAGGGAGGGAGCCATATAAGTGTTTGGTATACAGGGACGAAACTATGTGAAGGGTCACTGCCGAAATTCTACCAGGGACACAAGAACACAACAGTGCTAATCGTGCCATTGACAGGGCAAACACAGGATGCTAATGGGTTGTTAACATCTCTGCAACAGCAGCAGCAGGAGAATGGAATCATTCCTTTGAACCTTAGGGTTAAGCAGCCTGTGAGAATAAAGCTTGGCAAGTTGAAGCTGATGAAGGTGAAGTTCTCGGTCAAGTGCAGGCTAGATGTGGACAGCTTATCTGCCAATAACGCCATTAGTATTAGAAATAGTAGTTGCAAGTTTAGGCTTAGACTATAA
- the LOC110640295 gene encoding WAT1-related protein At3g02690, chloroplastic — protein sequence MKLFSPSSLFNSFPSLLSPTLPVKFSSISFSSFYFSPPPCNSHSKLSHTRSLRYSTRIRRRRRANFIGCCTTSSKNVELESKSSDSNADSSSSMYFDCVGTGLDVECLVSSSPSSETNGTKLAVEEGGGDESKSDLLEMMVETGVLVSPFFFWGTAMVAMKEILPLVGPFFVAAFRLIPAGSLLIAFAASQSRPLPSGFIAWLSIALFGLVDAACFQGFLAEGLQRTSAGLGSVIIDSQPLTVAVLAALLFGESIGLVGAAGLVLGVIGLSLLELPALAIDESNFSLWGSGEWWMLLAAQSMAVGTVMVRWVTKYSDPVMATGWHMVIGGIPLAVISILNHDPAFSGSLKELTGSDILALLYTSIFGSAISYGVYFYSATKGSLTKLSSLTFLTPMFASIFGFLYLGETFSPLQLVGAIVTLIAIYMVNYGESTE from the exons ATGAAGCTATTCTCTCCTTCAAGCCTCTTCAACTCCTTTCCTTCtcttctatctcctactcttccCGTCAAATTCAGCTCCATCTCTTTCTCCTCTTTTTACTTCTCTCCTCCGCCATgtaattctcattccaaattGTCTCATACTCGTAGTCTTAGATATAGTACAAGaatcagaagaagaagaagagccaaTTTCATTGGCTGCTGCACCACTAGTAGTAAAAACGTGGAATTGGAATCAAAATCATCAGATTCTAATGCTGATTCTTCGTCATCGATGTACTTTGATTGCGTAGGGACAGGCCTAGATGTGGAGTGCCTTGTCTCTTCTTCTCCCTCCTCTGAAACTAATGGTACAAAGTTGGCGGTGGAAGAGGGAGGAGGAGATGAATCGAAAAGTGATTTATTGGAAATGATGGTGGAGACGGGAGTTTTGGTGTCGCCTTTTTTCTTTTGGGGCACGGCTATGGTGGCTATGAAGGAGATATTGCCATTGGTTGGTCCTTTTTTTGTGGCTGCTTTTCGGCTTATTCCTGCGGGCTCACTTTTGATTGCATTTGCTGCGTCCCAAAGTAGGCCTCTGCCCTCTGGATTCATTGCTTGGCTCTCCATCGCTCTCTTCGGCCTTGTTGATGCTGCTTGTTTCCAG GGTTTTCTTGCTGAGGGATTACAGAGGACATCTGCAGGTTTAGGCAGT GTTATAATCGACTCACAACCTCTGACAGTGGCTGTACTTGCAGCCTTGTTATTTGGTGAATCCATTGGGTTGGTTGGAGCTGCAGGCCTTGTACTTGGTGTCATAGGACTTTCACTTCTTGAG TTACCTGCTCTTGCTATTGATGAGAGTAATTTTTCTTTGTGGGGAAGTGGAGAATGGTGGATGCTTCTTGCAGCTCAAAGCATGGCAGTAGGCACAGTCATGGTCCGCTGGGTTACTAAGTACTCTGATCCTGTTATGGCAACTGGATGG CACATGGTTATTGGTGGTATCCCTCTTGCGGTGATCTCAATTCTCAATCATGATCCTGCCTTCAGTGGAAGCCTCAAGGAACTGACAGGAAGTGATATATTGGCACTCCTTTATACCtctatttttggaagtgctattAGTTATGGCGTATACTTCTACAGTGCAACAAAAG GTAGCCTGACAAAGCTCAGTTCCCTCACTTTTTTAACCCCGATGTTTGCTTCAATTTTTGG GTTTCTATATCTTGGTGAGACCTTCTCACCCTTGCAATTGGTTGGCGCTATTGTCACTTTGATTGCAATATACATGGTCAATTATGGGGAAAGTACTGAATGA
- the LOC110640266 gene encoding uncharacterized protein At1g65710 has translation MGGCLSRKKGSSSLNATTPVVSLSSMEAVVPDKLCALKGDADVNIKEKLVGEEKVKKQLVVEEEGLVKKEIFVIKHRTSHDREKLAPPQKDIGLVEENRVASALPSSTNTNPSAGDVKIGNNDSTMVMRTSSCAKEEVDAILIQCGRLSRSNSFGAGKAPSSGRKYSGHKRSYDLDHNDQDQDVEIAPASTYNPRKSNADEDNEMAADRRQHRQRHRHSGRSSPSSSSQGRRRTPSREREQRSGSRERGSGSSSSGRRVSRSPGRRSETTPTANSNGSSNANNTTTTTNRPGKMVSVPATVSSLTMDKSKNGVESQTGTAIKRISVKRNVGDSAMSNSRGAASPRSQSPVRTNAKGSNENNQQQPSLSRNSSNKAEKSPYRRNPLSEIDPNSLVYSQATENKKTVCINNNISGKVQTRNKETEGQAVMKESISVLNQAQMQKPNADINNRPVAQGTNCRGSSNTVKEAPVIVEETEVPDLKPQTLTRSRSARRSQDLAFNPETLLNPNPSYTALLLEDIQNFHQKNTTTPPSFSVPLCVTKACSILEAVADLNSTTSSNLSCAFVEDRRSPTTTGANLVGKKLTEAKDPFVESEVLVSDDIMEPSFHKYVTVRRGGKSSREDMDEQESSGSNSFVGGSLQHWGEYSTSTWEPNSTDSTDSWTSRYNTRAEDEKNLSGFQKHVVPESGRDMEEAMRGFKGQRTGIGRGRAASGKNLHSNLVVAAAAST, from the exons ATGGGCGGCTGTTTAAGCAGGAAAAAGGGGTCTTCTTCTTTGAATGCAACTACCCCTGTTGTGTCTCTTTCATCTATGGAAGCAGTAGTTCCAGATAAATTATGTGCTCTCAAAGGGGATGCTGATGTGAATATCAAGGAGAAGCTAGTCGGGGAAGAGAAGGTGAAGAAACAACTAGTGGTTGAAGAAGAAGGATTGGTGAAGAAGGAGATTTTTGTGATAAAACACAGGACAAGCCACGATAGAGAGAAACTCGCTCCTCCTCAGAAGGATATTGGGCTAGTGGAAGAAAACAGGGTTGCTTCTGCTCTTCCCAGTAGTACTAATACTAACCCAAGCGCAGGTGATGTTAAAATAGGCAATAATGACAGCACTATGGTGATGAGGACCTCAAGCTGCGCAAAAGAGGAGGTGGATGCTATTCTCATACAATGTGGAAGGCTTAGCCGGAGCAATTCGTTTGGAGCCGGAAAGGCTCCTTCTTCAGGCAGGAAGTACTCCGGGCACAAGAGGAGTTATGACTTGGATCACAATGACCAGGACCAAGATGTTGAGATTGCTCCTGCTTCTACTTATAATCCCAGAAAGAGCAATGCTGATGAAGATAATGAAATGGCTGCAGACAGAAGGCAGCATCGCCAACGCCACCGCCATTCGGGTAggtcttctccttcttcttcttcacaagGAAGGAGGAGGACACCCAGCAGGGAAAGAGAGCAGCGCTCTGGCAGCAGAGAGAGAGGCAGCGGCAGCAGTAGTAGTGGGAGAAGAGTGAGTCGATCACCGGGTAGAAGATCAGAAACGACCCCAACTGCGAATTCTAATGGTAGTAGTAATGCTAATAATACAACTACTACTACTAATAGGCCTGGAAAGATGGTCTCGGTTCCCGCTACTGTTTCTTCCTTGACAATGGATAAAAGCAAAAATGGCGTCGAATCTCAGACAGGGACTGCCATTAAACGGATCTCTGTGAAGAGAAATGTTGGAGACTCAGCCATGTCAAATTCAAGGGGTGCTGCATCTCCCCGTTCCCAGTCCCCGGTGAGAACAAATGCCAAGGGTTCTAATGAGAATAATCAGCAGCAGCCATCGCTTAGTCGCAACTCTTCAAATAAAGCAGAGAAATCGCCTTATAGAAGGAATCCATTGAGTGAAATCGATCCAAATTCCCTTGTTTATTCGCAAGCAACTGAAAACAAGAAAACTGTCTGTATCAACAATAATATCAGCGGCAAAGTACAAACCAGAAACAAAGAAACCGAAGGACAAGCAGTGATGAAGGAATCTATCAGTGTTCTAAATCAG GCTCAAATGCAGAAGCCAAATGCTGACATAAACAACAGACCAGTTGCTCAAGGGACTAATTGTAGAGGAAGCAGCAACACTGTGAAAGAAGCACCAGTAATTGTGGAAGAGACCGAAGTGCCAGACTTAAAGCCTCAAACACTAACAAGAAGTAGGTCAGCCAGGAGATCTCAAGACCTAGCCTTCAATCCTGAAACTTTGTTGAATCCCAACCCATCATATACTGCGCTATTGCTTGAAGACATACAGAATTTTCACCAAAAGAACACCACGACCCCCCCTTCATTCTCAGTTCCACTATGTGTCACCAAGGCCTGCTCCATTCTTGAAGCAGTTGCTGATCTCAACTCCACTACAAGCTCCAACCTTTCATGTGCATTTGTTGAGGATAGAAGAAGCCCTACCACAACGGGTGCTAATCTTGTTGGGAAGAAATTAACAGAGGCCAAAGACCCTTTTGTGGAATCAGAGGTCCTAGTAAGTGATGATATAATGGAGCCAAGCTTCCACAAGTATGTGACAGTAAGGAGGGGCGGCAAGTCGAGTAGAGAAGATATGGATGAGCAAGAATCCTCAGGCAGCAACAGTTTTGTGGGTGGCAGCCTACAGCATTGGGGGGAATATTCTACCTCTACATGGGAACCCAACTCAACCGATTCAACTGATAGCTGGACTTCACGATACAACACCAGAGCGGAGGATGAGAAGAACCTATCAGGATTTCAAAAGCATGTAGTACCGGAATCAGGCCGTGATATGGAAGAGGCTATGAGGGGATTTAAAGGGCAAAGGACAGGAATTGGGCGTGGGAGAGCTGCTTCCGGTAAAAATCTTCACTCAAATTTGGTTGTTGCAGCCGCTGCTTCAACATAA